A stretch of the Halorussus salinus genome encodes the following:
- the trpA gene encoding tryptophan synthase subunit alpha: MGSEIRDAFADEPALVSYVAAGDPDAESTKEYVRALVRGGTDVVELGLPFSEPIAEGPTIQQAIRRALDAGMTPDRYFDLVAELRDEVDVPLVCMTYYNLIYQYEGSEAQSASNASGETASEGPEPFVEAAAEAGISGIIVPDLPVDESDPLKEACEAHGLDLIFIVAPTTTDERLGRMLDRASGFVYVQGRLGTTGARSDVSDDTHGSLDRLAETDLPKAVGFGISERDHAREIVAGGADGIIVGSAFVDIVAEQEETADLLEAKARELKRGALDGATEVPEPESK; encoded by the coding sequence ATGGGGAGTGAAATCCGCGACGCCTTCGCCGACGAACCGGCGCTGGTCTCCTACGTCGCGGCGGGCGACCCGGACGCCGAGAGTACGAAGGAGTACGTCCGGGCGCTGGTCCGGGGCGGGACCGACGTGGTGGAACTCGGACTCCCTTTCTCGGAACCCATCGCGGAGGGACCGACCATCCAGCAGGCCATCCGCCGCGCCTTGGACGCCGGGATGACGCCCGACCGGTACTTCGACCTCGTGGCGGAGTTGCGCGACGAGGTGGACGTGCCGCTGGTCTGCATGACGTACTACAACCTCATCTACCAGTACGAGGGGAGCGAGGCGCAAAGCGCCTCGAATGCGAGCGGTGAAACCGCGAGCGAAGGTCCCGAACCCTTCGTCGAGGCCGCCGCCGAGGCGGGCATCTCGGGCATCATCGTGCCGGACCTGCCGGTGGACGAGAGCGACCCGCTGAAGGAGGCTTGCGAGGCCCACGGTCTCGATTTAATCTTCATCGTCGCGCCGACGACGACCGACGAGCGACTCGGGCGCATGCTCGACCGCGCGAGCGGGTTCGTCTACGTGCAGGGCCGACTGGGCACGACGGGCGCGCGCTCGGACGTGAGCGACGACACCCACGGGAGCCTCGACCGACTCGCCGAGACCGACCTGCCGAAGGCGGTCGGGTTCGGCATCAGCGAGCGCGACCACGCCCGCGAAATCGTCGCTGGCGGCGCTGACGGCATCATCGTCGGGAGCGCGTTCGTGGACATCGTTGCCGAGCAGGAGGAGACCGCCGACCTCCTCGAAGCCAAGGCCCGCGAACTCAAGCGGGGCGCGCTCGACGGCGCGACAGAAGTACCGGAACCGGAAAGCAAATAA
- the trpB gene encoding tryptophan synthase subunit beta yields the protein MSSESKFGEYGGQYVPEALMPAIEELTDAYERYVLDNEEGFMDEFRERLRDFGGRPTPLQRADRLSERYDREVYLKREDLLHGGAHKLNNALGQVLLAKYMGKERIVAETGAGQHGTATAMACAYLDVDCEIYMGRTDINRQRPNVFRMRLHDAAVNPVDIGSGTLKEAINETMRDWATNVEDTHYVIGSIVGPHPFPRMVRDFQSVISEEAREQIREKAGRLPDSVVACAGGGSNTMGTFHEFVGDESVDLVAVEAGGSALTIDEENGLAPHSASLSTGEDGVLHGARTKLLQNPDGQILESHSVSAGLDYSGVGPELAYLADEGRVTPVNVGDDAALEAFHRLSKTEGIIPALESSHALAYLEEAALGDTRDELGDLVVVNVSGRGDKDLDTVIEESDKRDLDAAPSMEVFEHGE from the coding sequence ATGAGTAGCGAATCCAAGTTCGGCGAGTACGGCGGTCAGTACGTCCCCGAGGCGTTGATGCCCGCCATCGAGGAGTTGACAGACGCCTACGAGCGATACGTCCTCGACAACGAGGAGGGGTTCATGGACGAGTTCCGCGAGCGCCTGCGGGACTTCGGCGGGCGGCCCACGCCGCTCCAGCGCGCGGACCGCCTGAGCGAGCGGTACGACCGCGAGGTGTACCTCAAGCGCGAGGACCTGCTCCACGGCGGTGCGCACAAGCTGAACAACGCGCTCGGCCAAGTTCTGCTGGCGAAGTACATGGGCAAAGAGCGCATCGTCGCCGAGACCGGCGCGGGCCAGCACGGCACCGCGACCGCGATGGCCTGCGCGTACCTCGACGTGGATTGTGAGATTTACATGGGCCGGACCGACATCAACCGCCAGCGCCCGAACGTCTTCCGGATGCGCCTCCACGACGCCGCGGTCAACCCCGTGGACATCGGGTCGGGCACGCTCAAGGAGGCCATCAACGAGACGATGCGCGACTGGGCGACCAACGTCGAGGACACCCACTACGTCATCGGTTCCATCGTGGGTCCTCACCCCTTCCCGCGGATGGTCCGGGACTTCCAGTCGGTCATCTCCGAGGAGGCCCGCGAGCAGATTCGGGAGAAGGCGGGACGGCTCCCCGACAGCGTGGTCGCCTGCGCCGGCGGCGGGTCGAACACGATGGGCACGTTCCACGAGTTCGTCGGCGACGAGAGCGTGGACCTCGTGGCCGTCGAGGCCGGTGGCTCCGCCCTCACCATCGACGAGGAGAACGGGCTGGCACCCCACTCGGCGTCGCTCTCGACCGGCGAGGACGGCGTGTTGCACGGAGCCAGAACGAAACTCCTCCAGAATCCGGACGGTCAGATTCTCGAATCCCACAGCGTGAGCGCGGGACTCGACTACTCGGGCGTCGGCCCGGAACTGGCCTACCTCGCCGACGAGGGGCGAGTCACGCCGGTCAACGTCGGCGACGACGCCGCGCTCGAAGCGTTCCACAGACTGTCGAAGACCGAGGGCATCATCCCCGCGCTCGAATCCAGCCACGCGCTGGCGTACCTCGAAGAGGCGGCGCTCGGCGACACGCGCGACGAGTTGGGCGACCTCGTGGTCGTCAACGTCTCGGGCCGGGGCGACAAGGACCTCGACACGGTAATCGAGGAGAGCGACAAGCGCGACTTGGACGCCGCGCCCTCGATGGAGGTGTTCGAGCATGGGGAGTGA
- the trpC gene encoding indole-3-glycerol phosphate synthase: MNDSDELAPAVAAILRSAEARGDPERGPVSVDARSLPAALADAETDGRAPVIAEVKPTSPTTEGTRDEDPVALAEEMVEGGAAALSVLTEPDHFGGSPENLRRIREAVDVPVLRKDFLVREAQLDTVEADVLLLIARFVGDDLSDLVAAAKERGFQPLVEVHDEEELRAAIDAGAEIVGVNNRDLARLEVDLETFESVAPQAPDDVTLVAESGIATPDDARRMVEAGADGLLVGSAIMDGNVTENTRELTRAAAEERATEETRTENTATEETQT, encoded by the coding sequence ATGAACGATAGCGACGAACTCGCGCCCGCAGTCGCCGCCATCCTTCGGTCTGCCGAGGCCCGCGGCGACCCCGAGCGGGGGCCGGTCTCGGTGGACGCGCGGTCGCTCCCCGCGGCGCTGGCCGACGCCGAGACCGACGGGCGCGCGCCAGTCATCGCAGAGGTGAAGCCGACGAGTCCGACCACGGAGGGCACCCGCGACGAAGACCCCGTGGCGCTCGCCGAGGAGATGGTCGAAGGCGGCGCGGCCGCCCTCTCGGTCCTCACGGAACCCGACCACTTCGGCGGGTCGCCCGAGAACCTGCGGCGCATCCGCGAGGCGGTGGACGTGCCGGTCCTCCGGAAGGATTTCCTCGTGCGCGAGGCCCAACTCGATACGGTCGAGGCCGACGTACTCTTGCTCATCGCTCGGTTCGTCGGCGACGACCTCTCGGACCTCGTGGCGGCCGCGAAGGAACGCGGCTTTCAGCCGCTCGTGGAGGTCCACGACGAGGAGGAACTGCGGGCGGCCATCGACGCCGGGGCCGAAATCGTCGGCGTCAACAACCGCGATTTGGCCCGACTGGAGGTGGACCTCGAAACCTTCGAGAGCGTCGCGCCCCAAGCGCCCGACGACGTGACGCTGGTCGCCGAGAGCGGTATCGCCACGCCCGACGACGCCCGCCGGATGGTCGAAGCGGGCGCGGACGGCCTGCTGGTCGGGAGCGCGATTATGGACGGAAACGTGACCGAGAACACGCGCGAACTGACGCGGGCGGCGGCCGAGGAGAGAGCGACCGAGGAGACGCGGACCGAGAACACAGCGACCGAGGAGACACAGACATGA
- a CDS encoding MGMT family protein → MDDIGDAVGDDGVTGIFARESSYLDRYVQLGVASGRVLSVSFPDTPDEEAREDHDLLDRIFDYLDGIEDEEFSDVDIALTVPTDQRRVLERVREIPYGDQINVETLARMTSGIDHTDDEDLNLVRTALDENPAPLLIPDHRVRDGPSAAPAPVEQKLRSLEGL, encoded by the coding sequence ATGGACGACATTGGCGACGCGGTCGGAGACGACGGCGTCACCGGCATCTTCGCTCGCGAGTCGTCGTATCTCGACCGCTACGTCCAACTCGGCGTAGCGAGCGGTCGGGTCCTCAGCGTCTCGTTCCCCGACACTCCCGACGAGGAGGCCCGCGAGGACCACGACCTCCTCGACCGCATCTTCGACTACCTCGACGGCATCGAGGACGAGGAGTTCTCGGACGTGGATATCGCGCTCACGGTTCCGACCGACCAGCGCCGCGTGTTGGAGCGCGTCCGCGAGATTCCCTACGGCGACCAGATAAACGTCGAGACGCTAGCCCGGATGACCAGCGGCATCGACCACACCGACGACGAGGACCTGAACCTCGTCCGGACCGCGCTGGACGAGAACCCGGCCCCGCTCCTGATTCCGGACCACCGCGTCCGGGACGGACCGAGCGCCGCCCCGGCCCCCGTCGAGCAGAAGCTGCGCTCGCTCGAAGGGCTGTGA
- the mfnA gene encoding tyrosine decarboxylase MfnA — protein MEREPQNFGRVLSSMCTVPHPDAREAAERFLADNPGDPTTYPAVAELEREAVGLLGEMTGLDDPQGYVASGGTEANLQAVRAARNLSDCDDPNIVAPESAHFSFQKAADVLDVELRLAPTDDDRRADLGAVRRLADDETALIAGVAGTTEYGRVDPIPDLGAVAREVGALFHVDAAWGGFVLPFTDHEWDFADAPVDTMAIDPHKMGRAPVPAGGFLAREEKTLDALAVDTPYLESTSQATLTGTRSGAGVAGARAAMDALWREGYRENYERGQANAEWVAAELESRGYEVVEPVLPLVAADIPREEISALQSTGWRVSPTATGELRIVCMPHVTREMLTEFLADLDSV, from the coding sequence ATGGAGCGCGAGCCGCAGAACTTCGGGCGCGTCCTCTCGTCGATGTGTACCGTGCCCCACCCCGACGCCCGCGAGGCCGCCGAGCGGTTCCTCGCGGACAACCCCGGCGACCCGACGACGTATCCAGCCGTCGCCGAACTGGAGCGCGAGGCCGTCGGTCTCCTCGGCGAGATGACCGGTTTGGACGACCCGCAGGGCTACGTCGCCAGCGGCGGGACCGAGGCCAACTTACAGGCGGTCCGGGCGGCCCGCAATCTCTCGGACTGCGACGACCCGAACATCGTCGCGCCTGAGAGCGCCCACTTCAGCTTCCAGAAGGCCGCCGACGTGTTGGACGTGGAGTTGCGACTCGCACCCACCGACGACGACCGGCGCGCGGACCTCGGGGCGGTCCGGCGACTCGCCGACGACGAGACCGCGCTGATAGCCGGGGTGGCCGGAACCACCGAGTACGGTCGCGTGGACCCGATTCCGGACCTCGGCGCGGTCGCCCGCGAGGTGGGCGCGCTCTTCCACGTGGACGCCGCGTGGGGCGGGTTCGTCCTCCCGTTCACCGACCACGAGTGGGACTTCGCGGACGCGCCGGTCGATACGATGGCCATCGACCCCCACAAGATGGGGCGCGCGCCGGTCCCCGCGGGCGGCTTTCTCGCCCGCGAGGAGAAGACCCTCGACGCGCTCGCCGTGGACACGCCGTATCTCGAATCGACCTCGCAGGCGACCCTGACCGGCACCCGAAGCGGCGCTGGCGTTGCGGGCGCGCGGGCCGCGATGGACGCTCTCTGGCGCGAGGGCTACCGCGAGAACTACGAGCGCGGGCAGGCCAACGCCGAGTGGGTCGCCGCCGAACTCGAATCGCGGGGCTACGAGGTGGTCGAACCCGTCCTCCCGCTGGTCGCGGCCGATATTCCGCGCGAGGAGATTTCGGCGCTCCAATCGACTGGGTGGCGGGTCTCGCCCACCGCGACCGGCGAGTTGCGAATCGTCTGTATGCCCCACGTCACCCGCGAGATGCTGACGGAGTTCCTCGCGGACCTCGATTCGGTCTGA
- a CDS encoding DUF3267 domain-containing protein, translating to MRSSDSVAAESRSSEPRSSDPPTPDPPDPPEGYREPVAFSYPSLWLSVGSLVLFVAAFVSFGRLMSALRADSALEFTVGPAGIAVVALLSVGTIVVHELVHGAVYRLLGYRVRYGLALNMGAAYAAAFGQFQTRRDNVVVALAPLVVFTVVLTPLLAGPLVVALGAFLVLVVNTSGAIGDLYLSWRLLRMPEGTLLYDLSARHSYIYYPENGDVEF from the coding sequence ATGCGCTCGTCTGACTCCGTCGCCGCCGAGTCTCGGTCGTCCGAGCCGCGCTCCTCCGACCCGCCGACGCCCGACCCGCCGGACCCGCCGGAGGGCTACCGGGAACCGGTCGCGTTCTCCTACCCGTCGCTGTGGCTATCTGTCGGGTCGCTCGTCCTGTTCGTCGCCGCGTTCGTCAGCTTCGGGCGACTGATGAGTGCGCTCCGGGCCGACAGCGCGCTGGAGTTCACGGTGGGTCCGGCCGGAATCGCCGTCGTCGCGCTCCTGTCGGTCGGCACTATCGTCGTCCACGAACTCGTTCACGGGGCAGTCTATCGTCTGCTCGGCTATCGAGTCCGGTACGGACTCGCGCTGAACATGGGCGCGGCCTACGCCGCCGCCTTCGGGCAGTTCCAGACGCGCCGGGACAACGTGGTCGTCGCGCTCGCGCCGCTGGTCGTCTTTACCGTCGTCCTGACGCCCCTGCTGGCCGGACCGTTGGTGGTCGCGCTCGGGGCGTTCCTCGTCCTCGTGGTGAACACCTCGGGCGCTATCGGCGACCTCTACCTCTCGTGGCGACTCCTCCGGATGCCCGAGGGTACCCTGCTCTACGACCTAAGCGCGCGCCACTCCTACATTTACTACCCGGAAAACGGAGATGTGGAGTTCTGA
- a CDS encoding HVO_2922 family protein, which produces MFDHEYLLVAHPRLRARLSYRRDDGDGDLTAASVGLDYRRDGTWTEDGAAVAAPDPPETGGVEWQGLSISLYRDGECLLAREFSSSLVGDAIDAFEAVETVAPSLVSRTKEAAARVVRERTGGRVEMRQLDGSTVEALEAPAKAAFEVYEGKDGKWRWRLVHDNGNTIADSGQGYSSRQAAEKGLRSVKRNALGAAVERVGGESERDARSSSDAERDSGTDAGSGTDADSETDAGAAES; this is translated from the coding sequence ATGTTCGACCACGAGTATCTCCTCGTCGCACACCCGCGACTGCGCGCTCGGCTCTCCTACCGGCGCGACGACGGTGACGGCGACCTCACGGCCGCGAGCGTCGGTCTCGACTACCGACGCGACGGGACGTGGACCGAAGACGGAGCCGCCGTCGCCGCGCCGGACCCTCCCGAGACGGGCGGCGTCGAGTGGCAGGGCCTCTCGATTTCGCTCTACCGTGACGGCGAGTGCCTGCTGGCCCGCGAGTTCTCGTCGTCGCTCGTCGGCGACGCCATCGACGCGTTCGAGGCGGTCGAGACCGTCGCGCCCTCGCTCGTCTCGCGGACGAAGGAGGCCGCCGCGCGGGTCGTCCGCGAGCGGACCGGCGGCCGGGTCGAGATGCGCCAACTCGACGGCTCGACCGTCGAAGCACTCGAAGCGCCCGCAAAAGCCGCCTTCGAGGTCTACGAGGGCAAGGACGGCAAGTGGCGCTGGCGACTCGTCCACGACAACGGTAACACCATCGCCGACTCCGGACAGGGCTACTCGTCGCGGCAGGCCGCCGAGAAGGGACTTCGGAGCGTCAAGCGCAACGCCCTCGGCGCGGCAGTCGAACGCGTCGGCGGCGAGTCGGAGCGCGACGCCCGGTCGAGTTCCGACGCCGAGCGGGACTCCGGTACCGACGCAGGGTCCGGTACCGACGCCGACTCCGAAACCGACGCCGGGGCCGCCGAGTCCTGA
- a CDS encoding YqaA family protein, which produces MLAPALLDGVGLGSFEWLEHVVETTTGWAGLAIIFVYSFLIAFALPGVSEVVLAAPLDLGLTQAGRLALIILVSGVGKAAGSILAFHIGQEAKESGPIISFLRRSRFDVIEWSENKTVQLAQKWGYLGMALALSVPFFPDTISIYAFAVLEEDYLKFALATFAGSVGRLLVTLLLYGSTVAAF; this is translated from the coding sequence ATCCTCGCCCCTGCACTCCTCGACGGCGTCGGGCTCGGCTCGTTCGAGTGGTTAGAACACGTCGTCGAGACCACGACGGGGTGGGCGGGGCTGGCCATCATCTTCGTCTACTCGTTTCTCATCGCGTTCGCGCTCCCCGGCGTGAGCGAGGTGGTGCTGGCCGCGCCGCTGGACCTCGGACTCACGCAGGCCGGGCGACTCGCGCTCATCATCCTCGTCAGCGGCGTCGGCAAGGCCGCCGGGAGCATCCTCGCGTTCCACATCGGCCAAGAGGCCAAGGAGTCCGGTCCCATCATCAGCTTTCTCCGTCGGTCACGCTTCGACGTTATCGAGTGGTCCGAGAACAAGACGGTCCAACTCGCCCAGAAGTGGGGCTACCTCGGGATGGCGCTGGCGCTCTCCGTGCCCTTCTTCCCCGACACCATCTCCATCTACGCCTTCGCGGTCCTCGAAGAGGACTATCTGAAGTTCGCGCTGGCGACGTTCGCCGGGAGCGTGGGTCGGCTCCTCGTGACGCTTCTCCTCTACGGCTCGACGGTCGCGGCGTTCTGA
- the sppA gene encoding signal peptide peptidase SppA: MADSLRVVQGLVVLVGVAVTVALGWVLFVEVPEGNLARLLGVVLAVLAGVVGARGAGSLASRWAASYDVAEVAVEGPITRDGGGGSIPPRPGGTPADDIVEQIESADEDSSARALLLRLNTPGGEVVPSDDIRLAAERFDGPTVAYATDVCASGGYWIASGCDAIYAREGSIVGSIGVIGSRVNAKGMADKLGLEYERLAAGKYKDAGQSLKEMSEEEREYLQGIIDGYYDEFVERVTDGRDLSDEQVRDTEARVYLGDDAASIGLVDELATKKQIEDRLADDLNVEEVTVEEFTPERNLMERLRGGSQAVAYAFGAGVASALGGDDRGDVDGFEFRLR, from the coding sequence GTGGCGGATAGCTTGCGGGTCGTACAGGGATTGGTCGTCCTCGTCGGCGTCGCCGTGACCGTGGCGCTCGGGTGGGTCCTGTTCGTGGAGGTGCCGGAGGGGAACCTCGCCAGACTCCTCGGTGTCGTGCTGGCCGTGCTGGCGGGGGTCGTCGGGGCGCGAGGAGCCGGGAGTCTCGCCTCGCGGTGGGCCGCCAGCTACGACGTGGCGGAGGTCGCCGTCGAGGGACCCATCACGCGCGACGGCGGCGGCGGTTCGATTCCGCCGCGACCCGGCGGCACGCCCGCCGACGACATCGTCGAGCAGATAGAGAGCGCAGACGAGGACTCCTCGGCGCGGGCGCTCCTCTTGCGCCTGAACACGCCGGGCGGCGAGGTCGTTCCGAGCGACGACATCCGACTCGCGGCCGAGCGCTTCGACGGGCCGACGGTCGCCTACGCGACGGACGTGTGCGCCAGCGGCGGCTACTGGATAGCCAGCGGCTGTGACGCAATCTACGCCCGCGAGGGGAGCATCGTCGGCTCTATCGGCGTCATCGGCTCGCGGGTCAACGCCAAGGGGATGGCCGACAAGCTCGGACTGGAGTACGAGCGCCTCGCGGCGGGCAAGTACAAGGACGCGGGCCAGTCGCTCAAGGAGATGTCCGAGGAGGAACGCGAGTACCTCCAAGGCATCATCGACGGCTACTACGACGAGTTCGTCGAGCGCGTGACCGACGGCCGAGACCTGAGCGACGAGCAGGTCCGGGACACCGAGGCCAGAGTCTATCTGGGCGACGACGCCGCGTCCATCGGACTGGTGGACGAACTCGCCACGAAGAAGCAAATCGAGGACCGCCTCGCCGACGACCTGAACGTCGAGGAGGTCACGGTCGAGGAGTTCACCCCCGAGCGCAACCTGATGGAGCGCCTGCGCGGCGGCTCCCAAGCGGTCGCCTACGCCTTCGGCGCGGGCGTCGCCAGCGCCCTCGGCGGCGACGACCGGGGCGACGTGGACGGCTTCGAGTTCCGACTGCGGTAG
- a CDS encoding beta-CASP ribonuclease aCPSF1, producing the protein MSKVDQQLEDLRAEITSELPSDISVSDVKYEGPELVVYTRDPKKFARNGDLIRQLASQLRKRITVRPDPDVLSRPQDARDKVMEVIPEEAGVTDLDFHADTGEVVIEAEKPGMVIGKHGSTLREITQEVGWTPEVVRTPPIESSTVSNVRNFLKQERDERRDILEKVGRQIHREEMSNDEYVRITTLGCCREVGRASFILSTPETRVLIDCGDKPGAEDEVPYLQVEEALGAGANTIDAVVLTHAHLDHSALIPLLFKYGYDGPIYTTEPTRDLMGLLQLDYLDVAAKEGRTPPYDSEMVREAIKHTIPLEYGDVTDIAPDVKLTLHNAGHILGSAVSHFHIGDGLYNVAFSGDIHYDDTRLFNGAVNDFPRVETLVLESTYGGRNDYQTDQEDSERRLKEVINDTYEKGGKVVIPAFAVGRSQEMMLVIEEAMRNGDIPEMPVHLDGMIWEATAIHTTYPEYLRDDLRDRIFHEDENPFLADEFNHIDGGEEERQDVADGDQCIILSTSGMVTGGPIMSWLEHLGGDPDNTMTFVGYQAQGTLGRRIQNGWDEIPMNRGGGRNGTLTLELDVETVDGFSGHADRQGLMNFVKTMNPRPEKVLCVHGDESSTQDLSSSLYHEYNMRTFAPKNLETFRFK; encoded by the coding sequence ATGAGTAAAGTAGACCAGCAGCTAGAGGACCTGCGAGCAGAGATTACGAGCGAGCTACCGAGCGACATCTCGGTGTCCGACGTGAAGTACGAAGGCCCGGAACTGGTCGTGTACACCCGCGACCCCAAGAAGTTCGCCCGGAACGGCGACCTCATCCGGCAGTTGGCCAGCCAACTTCGCAAGCGCATCACCGTCCGCCCTGACCCCGACGTGTTGTCGCGGCCCCAAGACGCCCGCGACAAGGTGATGGAGGTCATCCCCGAGGAGGCCGGAGTCACCGACCTCGACTTCCACGCCGACACGGGCGAGGTCGTCATCGAGGCCGAGAAGCCCGGCATGGTCATCGGCAAGCACGGCTCGACCCTGCGCGAGATAACCCAAGAAGTCGGCTGGACGCCCGAAGTCGTCCGGACGCCGCCCATCGAGTCCTCGACGGTCTCGAACGTCCGGAACTTCCTGAAACAGGAGCGCGACGAGCGCCGCGACATCCTCGAAAAGGTGGGTCGCCAGATTCACCGCGAGGAGATGTCCAACGACGAGTACGTCCGCATCACGACGCTCGGCTGTTGCCGCGAGGTCGGCCGGGCTTCGTTCATCCTCTCGACGCCCGAGACCCGCGTCCTCATCGACTGCGGCGACAAGCCCGGCGCGGAGGACGAAGTGCCCTACCTCCAAGTCGAGGAGGCACTGGGTGCCGGGGCCAACACCATCGACGCGGTGGTGCTGACCCACGCCCACCTCGACCACTCGGCGCTGATTCCGCTCCTGTTCAAGTACGGCTACGACGGTCCCATCTACACGACCGAACCGACCCGTGACCTGATGGGCTTGCTGCAGTTGGACTACCTCGACGTGGCCGCCAAGGAAGGCCGCACGCCGCCTTACGATTCGGAGATGGTCCGGGAGGCTATCAAGCACACCATCCCCCTCGAATACGGCGACGTGACCGACATCGCGCCCGACGTGAAGCTCACGCTCCACAACGCGGGCCACATCCTCGGGAGCGCCGTCTCGCACTTCCACATCGGCGACGGCCTCTACAACGTCGCGTTCTCGGGCGACATCCACTACGACGACACGCGCCTGTTCAACGGTGCGGTCAACGACTTCCCGCGAGTCGAAACGCTCGTGTTGGAATCGACCTACGGCGGTCGCAACGACTACCAGACCGACCAAGAGGACTCCGAGCGCCGACTCAAGGAAGTCATCAACGACACCTACGAGAAGGGCGGGAAGGTCGTCATCCCCGCGTTCGCGGTCGGTCGCTCCCAAGAGATGATGCTCGTCATCGAGGAGGCCATGCGCAACGGCGACATCCCCGAGATGCCGGTCCACCTCGACGGCATGATTTGGGAGGCGACGGCCATCCACACGACCTACCCCGAGTACCTGCGCGACGATTTGCGGGACCGTATCTTCCACGAGGACGAGAACCCCTTCCTCGCCGACGAGTTCAACCACATCGACGGCGGCGAGGAGGAACGCCAAGACGTGGCCGACGGCGACCAGTGTATCATCCTCTCGACCTCCGGGATGGTCACGGGCGGCCCCATCATGTCGTGGCTCGAACACCTCGGCGGCGACCCCGACAACACGATGACGTTCGTCGGCTATCAGGCACAGGGGACGCTGGGCCGACGCATCCAGAACGGCTGGGACGAGATTCCGATGAACCGCGGCGGCGGCCGCAACGGCACCCTCACGCTCGAACTCGACGTGGAGACGGTGGACGGCTTCTCCGGCCACGCCGACCGGCAGGGCCTGATGAACTTCGTGAAGACGATGAATCCGCGCCCCGAGAAGGTGCTGTGCGTCCACGGCGACGAGTCCTCCACGCAGGACCTCTCGTCGTCGCTGTACCACGAGTACAACATGCGGACGTTCGCGCCGAAGAATCTGGAGACGTTCCGGTTCAAGTGA
- a CDS encoding ferredoxin--NADP reductase — protein sequence MTDTHEVTVTSVHQMTPTVKQFLLEADGYTFEFDPGQHTHVHFDRSESPAADDESGDEDDTSADEDGEVVRPYTATAMPGSERITLAIKRYPDGTASTWMHERTPGDTIEIEELGGNLYLRDLDSDVAFVSTGTGITPMIAMAKQYVREGTGHAHFFFGEKDEEHIIYRETLDQMAADNPDFDVTYVLSEADDEWSGREGHVQDHLADALDDLDGRDCYVCGVPQMVVDTQDYLDERGVPEANVYVEGWEGDEVSEEG from the coding sequence ATGACCGACACACACGAGGTCACGGTCACGTCAGTCCACCAGATGACGCCGACGGTCAAGCAGTTCCTCCTCGAAGCCGACGGCTACACCTTCGAGTTCGACCCCGGCCAGCACACCCACGTCCACTTCGACCGGTCCGAGAGTCCGGCGGCCGACGACGAATCCGGCGACGAAGACGACACGTCCGCCGACGAAGATGGCGAGGTCGTCCGCCCCTACACGGCCACGGCGATGCCCGGAAGCGAGAGAATCACGCTCGCCATCAAGCGGTACCCCGACGGCACGGCCTCGACGTGGATGCACGAGCGAACGCCGGGCGACACCATCGAAATCGAGGAGCTAGGCGGAAATCTCTATCTCCGGGACTTGGACTCGGACGTGGCGTTCGTCTCGACGGGCACGGGCATCACGCCGATGATAGCGATGGCCAAGCAGTACGTCCGCGAGGGGACCGGTCACGCCCACTTTTTCTTCGGCGAGAAGGACGAGGAGCATATCATCTACCGCGAGACGCTGGACCAGATGGCGGCCGACAATCCCGACTTCGACGTGACCTACGTCCTCTCGGAAGCCGACGACGAGTGGTCGGGCCGCGAGGGTCACGTGCAGGACCACCTCGCCGACGCGCTGGACGACTTGGACGGTCGGGACTGTTACGTCTGTGGCGTCCCCCAGATGGTCGTGGATACGCAGGACTATCTGGACGAACGGGGCGTGCCGGAAGCGAACGTCTACGTCGAGGGGTGGGAAGGCGACGAGGTATCCGAGGAGGGCTAA
- a CDS encoding NUDIX hydrolase, whose protein sequence is MIAISADYCPDCGAELTTVEFEGRERNHCSSCEQTWWHQSVPTTSVTVRDEDRVLLIQRDGGRDAGRWDLPAGHPEYDEPAREAAARELREETGLVADSEALALVGTVLSAGPRATYRSINYRIDRASTEGEVAAGSDAADARFVSVESVRAGAVDVRKLGRQRLRDSGVLE, encoded by the coding sequence ATGATAGCCATCTCGGCCGACTACTGCCCGGACTGCGGCGCGGAACTCACGACTGTCGAATTCGAAGGCAGGGAACGGAACCACTGTTCGTCCTGCGAGCAGACGTGGTGGCACCAGTCGGTGCCGACGACTAGCGTGACCGTCCGGGACGAGGACCGTGTGTTACTCATCCAGCGCGACGGTGGCCGGGACGCCGGTCGCTGGGACCTCCCTGCGGGACACCCCGAGTACGACGAACCCGCCCGCGAGGCGGCCGCCCGCGAACTCCGCGAGGAGACCGGACTGGTCGCAGACTCCGAGGCGCTGGCCCTCGTCGGGACGGTCCTCTCGGCGGGGCCGCGGGCGACCTACCGGTCGATAAACTACCGCATCGACCGCGCTTCGACCGAGGGCGAGGTGGCGGCCGGGTCCGACGCCGCCGACGCCCGCTTCGTCTCCGTCGAGTCGGTCCGGGCCGGAGCCGTGGACGTTCGGAAACTCGGCCGACAGCGACTCCGGGACAGCGGCGTTCTGGAGTAG